In one window of Hymenobacter nivis DNA:
- a CDS encoding helix-turn-helix domain-containing protein: protein MSRVNTPLLDEAARAALESLYKQHPNHTLRQRCQLVLLKATGRTSHDVGQVVGLCHVSVNSWLKRYRKEGINGLETKPGRGRKSLLTVAADQASVRAAVATNRQRIALAKAEWESQRVAGEPAVGRDAFRAFLKALVANTSASGGARLRSPTRSTTPKRSNA from the coding sequence ATGAGTCGCGTTAACACTCCCCTGTTGGATGAGGCCGCACGGGCAGCCCTGGAATCGTTGTACAAACAGCATCCGAATCATACCCTGCGGCAGCGCTGCCAACTGGTGCTGCTCAAAGCCACGGGCCGCACTTCGCACGACGTTGGTCAAGTGGTCGGCCTCTGTCATGTCAGCGTCAACAGCTGGCTCAAACGCTACCGCAAAGAAGGGATTAACGGGCTGGAAACTAAGCCCGGACGCGGCCGTAAATCCCTGCTCACGGTCGCCGCTGACCAAGCCAGCGTGCGGGCCGCCGTGGCCACCAATCGCCAGCGCATTGCCTTGGCCAAGGCCGAGTGGGAAAGCCAGCGGGTGGCGGGGGAACCGGCCGTGGGACGCGATGCCTTCCGCGCTTTTTTAAAAGCCTTGGTGGCCAATACAAGCGCATCCGGCGGCGCCCGGCTAAGGAGCCCGACCCGCTCCACTACGCCGAAACGGTCGAACGCTT